In one Umezawaea sp. Da 62-37 genomic region, the following are encoded:
- a CDS encoding phosphotransferase: MGGVAGHPGLEEAFPWAAERVGVLIGLEQEAVEVARGDVLVHFDLFAHNVVVGADRVVVVDWPHARRGARFVDPVMLLSSVDGVDGDRVVAGHPSTAGVPARSVDAVLAAHAGFCVAGALTITDPRLAVIREAKVRLAGTALEWLGRRWGR; the protein is encoded by the coding sequence GTGGGTGGGGTGGCCGGGCATCCGGGGCTGGAGGAGGCGTTCCCGTGGGCGGCGGAGCGGGTGGGGGTGTTGATCGGGTTGGAGCAGGAGGCGGTGGAGGTGGCGCGGGGGGATGTGCTGGTGCATTTCGATCTGTTCGCGCACAACGTGGTGGTGGGGGCCGATCGGGTGGTGGTCGTGGACTGGCCGCACGCGCGGCGGGGTGCGCGGTTCGTGGACCCGGTGATGTTGCTGTCCTCTGTGGATGGTGTCGACGGGGATCGGGTGGTGGCGGGGCATCCGTCGACGGCGGGGGTGCCGGCGCGGTCGGTGGACGCGGTGTTGGCGGCGCACGCGGGGTTCTGCGTGGCGGGGGCGTTGACGATCACCGATCCGCGGTTGGCGGTCATTCGGGAGGCCAAGGTCCGGTTGGCGGGGACGGCGTTGGAGTGGTTGGGGAGACGGTGGGGACGGTGA
- a CDS encoding NUDIX hydrolase, producing the protein MPQDWLPPTQYYATLPKQIAGAGVIFRDAHDRVLIVETTYGAKTWEIPGGALEEGESPLAGARREVREELGLDLQPGRLLAVDWVPPRPDGRPALTNHLFDGGVLDEKQVASLRLADGELTRFTFATRDETAALLRPHLARRVAVCLDVVHTGRTAYLKNGVDPTGTPTSPDCA; encoded by the coding sequence ATGCCCCAGGACTGGCTACCGCCCACCCAGTACTACGCGACGCTGCCCAAGCAGATCGCCGGCGCGGGCGTCATCTTCCGCGACGCCCACGACCGCGTCCTGATCGTCGAGACCACCTACGGCGCCAAAACCTGGGAGATCCCCGGCGGCGCACTCGAGGAGGGCGAGTCCCCGCTGGCGGGTGCGCGCCGCGAGGTCAGGGAGGAACTCGGGCTGGATCTGCAGCCCGGCCGACTACTGGCCGTGGACTGGGTCCCACCACGGCCCGACGGGCGCCCCGCCCTGACCAACCACCTGTTCGACGGCGGTGTCCTCGACGAAAAGCAGGTCGCCTCACTGCGCCTGGCCGACGGCGAGCTGACACGCTTCACGTTCGCCACCCGCGACGAGACCGCGGCTTTGCTCCGGCCACACCTCGCACGGCGCGTCGCGGTGTGCCTGGACGTCGTGCACACCGGCCGGACCGCGTACCTGAAGAACGGGGTCGATCCAACAGGCACGCCGACGTCTCCTGACTGCGCCTGA
- a CDS encoding DUF6247 family protein, translating to MTAAGAHDPAPEVAKTPEAIRAALLPEERAQFDESCRWAVGHAAAEQSLAPVHEVLDQWHLIARVTRHDPAAHRRMLERIAETIRTGEVSGRVRTWDEIQAGRGAGRMPERR from the coding sequence ATGACCGCAGCCGGCGCGCACGACCCGGCCCCGGAGGTCGCCAAGACCCCCGAGGCGATCCGCGCCGCGCTGCTGCCCGAGGAACGCGCCCAGTTCGACGAGAGCTGCCGGTGGGCGGTGGGCCACGCCGCCGCGGAACAGAGCCTCGCGCCCGTGCACGAGGTGCTCGACCAGTGGCACCTGATCGCTCGTGTGACCAGGCACGACCCGGCCGCGCACCGCAGGATGCTGGAACGCATCGCCGAGACCATCCGCACCGGCGAGGTCTCCGGTCGCGTTAGGACCTGGGATGAGATCCAGGCCGGGCGCGGAGCGGGTCGTATGCCCGAACGGCGCTAG